TGTATGGGATTAACCGCTTCAATGTGATCTTTTATTTTGGCATTCCCTCACGCTTGGCACAaatgattcttttttttttcgagaaaaaataaaagactaTGCCTGCGCCGTATGAATATTAAGTAATAATAGCATGACACTTCGAGTTCAATATGCaaaaaatggtttttttttcaaaacattcAATTATGTATCGGAAAGGTAGTATGAACAAGGGGTATTTACAATTTTATACATATGatttcatatgtgatttttcagaACCGTTGGATATTCAGCAGACTTTTAATCTTAGTCGTTCAATATTCCCCTTTAACTTCCTTCAACAATGTTAGTATATACCTTTATACTATTAagctaaaaattattttaaatgaatttattattatttaatttatatgagttatgaaatgtcataggtcaaaattaatattaaatatgatattagttgTGAATTCCATATGACACAAATTATTGGTTCAAATTTGTTGAAATATTAATCAAcccataattaatattaataataaactttAAAAGTCAAAGgtcactcaataaaaaaaactcatatcCCTTCATtttgaacttccttcatcaatgtcattctatagacttctactattaattcaaaattattataaataaatttattttttatataagttatgaaattcaaaaaggtATGCTGAACACTAAATAAGAttttaccaaaagaaaaaaaattatcactAACCTTTTTACCTGCAACTATATAAACAAGTGTCAATACTCATTCAACATGTGTCACATATGCTTTGTTGAGGTATTTGTTTTAATTTCTCAAAGGCTCAAGATTCAAGACATTTTACGAAGAACATATATATATCCAACGACTAACTTTTGATGTACTGTCCTAAAATGTTTACATGTGTTATAACATgctttttatttcatgatgatcttcaatgtgattccatcatgtaaaattgaaacaccttaaaaattattttctctttGATTTGCTCAACTTTTGATTATGTATAATGACTCAAACTTCCCACAAGGTACCAAATATTTTCGCAGGAAAATTGAATGGAAGATTAAAGTTTGTGTGCTCCATGTGTGGGAAACAAGAGATTTAAAAAAACTTCGAATTGTTAATAGTATTGAATTGCTCTTAATCGTTGAACatgtattttgatttctttgtttTCCCCACTTTCATGGTGCCTAATTCAAACTATTTATTGTTACCATAACAAacgtgaatttttaaaattatagtttttcattttgaaaaaataaaacacaattgAAGATCCATGCAACCATTAACCGAAGTCAAATGCCACAGTTTAGTGACACACTATGTGTAAGACAAGTTTATgcgattcagaattttatggttcaagcaTCTGCTAGGAAATTTAGAGTCACAAAGCACAAATACAAGATTACTTAAATGGGCATCTAAAAAACAGAAGAGGCTACAAGTGACACTAATCCTACAGCAAAATATGATTTTGTACTATTTCATATAGTTGACATCATTTTCATGTAGTCGATCATCTTTGAAGAAATCAATGTTTATAGtgctaatttatttattaaaagaaaagaCATATAATACCATAAGACAACTAACTGCATCTTCTAAACAACAATAATCCATATGACTTAACCTCTAATATTGCTTCCTTAAATGAATTACCCTAATACTATGTtaatttttactatttttttcattcttcattATTGTACTCTTACATCGTTCTCATGAATAGCCACGGATACTCACAATCTCCTAAATTCATATTGCATATATGCAAACTTTCTTCTAACCTAACTTTTAGATGTCCATTTCCATAAATAAGTATTTATAGCTTACTACTTCTCtgattttttctaaaaaaatggGTAGGTCCAAATTTACTTAAATTGTGAAAATTTTATTTAGACAGGTTTAACTTGATTTCATCCTATTTCATATTAGATTTAATATGAACAAATTATGAATTATttgaaatcaaataaaaaactatgaattatttattttttaaatatgtattaCTTTCCAGTTTATATATCAAtgttaatataattataatttttaccaAAACGTATTTTCTTGATAAAGAATAGCAAAATCTAATACTAACAAAGTACAAAATTTGTATTTAAGCACATATATTATTgaatttatatgagttatgaaatttcataggaaaaaattaacattaaaactTAGGGAATTCCATAAGACACACTTTATTAGTTTAAATTTGTTAAAtcattaatcaagtaataattaatactaacaataaactttttttttcgaaagcaataACTATATTGATGAAGAAATTGACAGCAGGGTCGTGGAGCCCTTTAACCAAAACAGGCGGCTACCTAAGGCCCCAGCAAAAATATAAGGCccaatctttttcttttgttgctAAAAATGCATGCAATCTCAGCGTCTGGAACCAAACATATAGTAGCATTTACGGATTTGTTTTTGAAACTGGAAGCCAAATTGAAACTTGGGACTTGGAGCGATATATATTAGAAATAGATTGATATTAGATTCATTGGAAATacctataaaaataataattcatagtggaccaaaataaaataaataagaaccTTTCATCTTTCCTAAATATTAGCCaattaaaaagagaaatttcattggttcgaaaaaaaaatagagaaattaCACCAATATTATCATTTCTTTtatatatgtaaaaaaaaattaccatttcttttaaaactattcaatatcatcatcaatataatttaatatatttatttatcctaaaaaataaatttcttttatcCCTTAATTTATTCTAACTctctaagtttttcactctctCCCTCGATTAAACGCTTACGCTTTCCTGACTTAATTATAAAACTTTGATAAATGATTTACAGCTCAAAAAGctagaagattaatataaaaaagttATAATTTTTATGATATACTAAGTCTCTTTaagatttttatataaaaaaaaccctTTAATATTCTCGCCTTAGGCCCCAGAATGTCTGTACACGGCTCTGATTGACAGGATATACACTCTTCTCCAAATGGAGCAAAAGTCAGCAAATACAAAAAGAACCcgaaaaaatataacaaccaaCCCAAGATACCCAAAGTCTATACAAACCTATCTTAAAGCCCTCACAAATCGTCAAAAAACTCCATAAAGATACCCAAGCTCCCACCAGAAACCCAAGAAACACCCTCTGCTAAACTAAGGCTAATTGCGCGCTATGATTTGAGCTGCAATAAACTTCCtctattcaataaaaaaaaaatcttccctatatatttctctttgaacttcctccattaatattaattagtctatagttttctactattaacttcaaaaaattattttaaataagtatattattatttatttcatatgagttatgaaactaaaaaagacaaacttaatattaaataagatcttacaAATAAAAAAGACTTCTTCTAtctgtaaagtaaaataaaattgttatatcaaAGAATAATTCAAAAGCATCAATTAGATAAACAAGTACAAacaacacaaataaaaaaaaatcaaatacactcataaaaaaaccgacgaaaaaaaaaacacaatcaaaaacataaattaacaattcgacaaaaaaactaattatcacaaaaaaatattattttttctcctttacttacgaataaataatttttaaaaaatcattaaaaaatgcagtacaaaataaaaaataatgcccccgtgcaacgcacggttaaaaaatactagtaaaatatttaaaaatattgttTTATGACATTAATGGGTCTATTTATTCTGATTGAAAACTACTATAAAATCACTCGTGTAATACTTGAAAGTATCAAACCTAGAAATGAAAAAAACTCATACAATGACTAACACCTTCTCATCTGTCCTCTCATCCCTTGTACTAGCTTTTATTCTATTTGTTGCATCTTCCGATGCAACCAACAAAATAGTGGATATCAGTGAGATTTGCAAAACAACTGTAACTCCTTCATTTTGTTCAGCCCTTTTAAACTCAAGCCCAGGTGGAAAAGACCTTGTTAGTCTTAGCCAGTATATAATTGACGTGGATCGTGCCAATGTGACCAACACAATCACTCTACTCAAATCTTTGATCCCAAAAAGTAAAGATCCAAAGCTAACAGCCCATTACAAAGATTGCTTGGACATTTATGGGGAAGAAGGTGCTCTTGGCGATGTTGATGACATTCAACGGgctttcaagatgaaagattaTCTTGGTATGAACATTCACGCAAGTGCTCTCTTTGATCGAGGTGAAGATTGTATTTCAGGGGAGTTTCCGGGACAACCCGGTGTTCATGATCCCTCATTACTTCCAAAATATGCTTTTGTTGTTAAGCAGGTTACTTCAATTATTCTTGTCTTATCAAATGACTTGAGAGGTGCTTGATCAATTGTTGTATATTAATATTTGGATGAAGTTGCAGTAAAATGAGTTAGCTACATTTTGAACAAATACTTTTATTCAGCCGagtttttctcttttcctttttataaatatttgaatTGCAGAGTTTAATTACAAAATATTTGATAAAAACTAAACAAATTATGCCACCTTGATAATTAAGACTAGGGTGTAATATGATTGGGTTGGTTTGAATTTAGGGTGTTTAATAATCCGAATCAATCAAATATATTCGGTTTGAGTTGGTTTAAGGTTCTTGATTTTTGGCTTATGGATCCGAACGGAACCAACCCGATCTCAATTGGATTGGTTTGGTTCAGGTGGTtagatttgaaataaaaaaaattgcacaATATTTATTCTATAAACGTGAAAAGTtatcaaaaaaatattgaaacttCATATACCCAACATCTTCAAAAGAACAAAATGTTTCATAATCCATGTAATCCAAAATAAACAAGGTAAAAGTAAATCCGTAAATTTGTTGAAGTGTAAAACGAGTAAACGTAAATTATGTAATGGAATGAAGCTCCTTTGACTAAatggtatttaaaaaaaattaagtacgATTGGGTTGATTCGGATTCGTCGGATATTCAATCTGGCCAAGGACTCATTCCAACTCACCAACATAatatatttggttttgtttGATCGGGTTCGCGAATTAGACTATACCCACTTACACGCCTAATGAACACAAAGAAACAGAAGAAATACATAATTAAATTccttaattaattttagttcTTATCGAAATTGGGCACCACTTAAAGCAACGAGCTTCACAAAGAAGTTGTGTCTGTTCAAAGTTTGAGACTTCAAATTGCTTATTTGATAATTCGTTTACAGCTCGACAAAATAATGTTAGAATCAAAATtgtaaaacacacaaaatactATCCTATACTAAATACtatttttgaaacaaaaaagtGGCAACTCGGACAAGTGTCACCCACTagttttatgtttttcttcatAACCTTTCTCCATCATACTACAATTCgtaggtagatgatgtcatatttttattttctgttttgttaGTAATTGAAATATTAAGTAATTTCATATTtctgaaaataattaatgctttAATATTGcctttaatagttattaatgacattagaataattaacaaaagtcaatgaTGACTGTTTTCGAAAATAACTATTGTATTAATTTTTCATGTAATGATTTTAATgacattataataattaataacaattaattgtgacttttctattATTAAGATGTATGCTAACaaagttttatttaattattatgttttttatattacaaaatgAATTGTTTTAatgtatatttatattttttgatttttcattagtttaaatattaaataattacatattttttgaaaataattaatgtaataATATTGcgtttaataattattaatgacattagattaattaataaaagttatTTGTAAATTTTTCCGAAAATAACTgttgtattaatttgacatttaatggtcTTTAATGAcaatagaataattaataaaagtcaactgTGATTTGTCTCCTATTAAAATGTATGGTGACAAACTCTTTTTTAATggttatgtttattttttatattataaaattaaaaaattgaatataattattttttttacatgaaaatattattaataatgaaATCGACATGAGATGGAAGTTCTCATGACACAGTACAAAACATGGTTTCCTCCAAGCCCTAAAATTTCATCTACACAAAAACTGCTAAAAACAAACTCTAAGAgagtgtctcattaaaaccttgtaagaaaaaacctagcaaggaaaaagagtacaccaCTCTTAAGATAGCCAATTTTGCACCAGACAGTTATTACAATCAAACATACGTGCTAAAAAGAACAACTCCAGCATAGCAGAAATAAAAAACAAGCACCCAACGTGATAGCAACAACACAATTCATTTAGAACataacaacaacatcaacagcTACCTTGTGAACACCATAACAGCAACAACTTAGCAACATTTGAACACCATAACAACCACAACAAATTATGTGCCCCTTTCAGTCTCGCTAAATTACAGCACAGAACATCCCAGCATCTCATGAGCAACACATTCATCAGAATCGCAATTACCTTCAAATGTATAACATCAAACCCCAAATACCCACAGAGGTTGAACACAATCACAACCCGATTTTGCCATATCATCAGCTTTTTCATTTGCTTCACGAAATATATGATCCACACGCACGTAATCCACTTccaacatcataacatcaatcATATGCAAGTCATTCAAAAGCTTCCATGGCCTATATTATGTTCTCATGACCCAACTCACTGCTAGTGTATAATCGATTTCCACCAATACACGCTTTATTCCAAACTCCTTGCAAAACTGGAGAACCAACCTTATCGCCCTTACCCCAGCCTCATAAGCAAATACCTCCCCCATTGCTACTGAAAAATAGCCTAACCGCACACCCGTCCAATCATGCAGCACCCTTCCTGCTCCTCCAACACCCGACGCACCCCTAGCTGCCCCATCAACGTTGAACTTGTAAAAGCCCTCCTCAGAACGCACAACTAAGAGGCTTTACGAACTGGCTTTGAGCTTCCTACCCTAACCTTTTCAAAATTTTGCAAGAGACCATACACACTATAATCGCAAACCTCATGACAGCCCTAATCCAACTGAAAATCCTTGTAATATCTGTCCCATACCTCCATCACTGTCACTGATTTCCCTCTAAATATAACATGATTCCTCTCCATCCACACGGACCATCCCAGCGCATATGGCACCAAGCGCCACAGCTCCAACCCTGTATTAAATCTCAAAGCATCCCATTGAAGCATCAATATTTCTACTGTGAATATAATTTCTTAAATTCAAGATGATATCAAATAtgctataaaaaaattgataccaaatagttttaaatgattgatttggaaattaactaaaaaaaattatattttatgttttcgtatatacaTTTGGAAGGTTAAAATGATTTTGGTATATTGATTTaaagcataacaaattagaaataaaaagagggaaTTAGAATGCAACTCggattaggaaaaaaaaaacttaaatagatGATATgcatatttaaaaaagaaaaagaagatagaaaatatgaaaatgtatATTGTATGCCGACAAAGTACTCTTATTTCATCCGTGCATAACGCGAGATCAATACTAGTAAATGTGATTTATTCATGAAAAGGTAAAAagtattttaaaaagaaaaatataacttTTAGTTATtgtttatcttcatcttcttattTATCTTcagaccttttttttttgaatgccAAACTAATATTAATACAATAGAAAAAATGCACCAGGATTGCAAAGAGACAATtacaaggaaaaagaaagagtaGGAAACGCAAGCAGCAAAAGGCAAAACAGACCCAAAACAAGCTCACTAACACAGAGgagccatcttcatcttcatcttcatcattttcttcataACTAAAAACTCATATCTCAACCCAGAAAACCAACTTCTCACCCACCCTCTTCCCTCAACCCCACCCAAGACAACACTTATTTCAGATCCACAACCACCAACAAACCGACAACCACATCTACCCAGAAACACAGTGAACCAAACATCTCTCTCCCCTGCATCTCCAACCTTAACCCAAACTCAAAGCTTCCACGAACTCAGCCACTCCAACACCTCGACCCCTAATTGCACACCCAACCAGATCAAAACGCGCAAGTACCAGATCGAAGCTTTGCAATTGGGATTTTGGGTAATTTGGGGGGATTAGGATAAGTTTGGGGGAattaaaattggttaattagattTGAGTTACAATTAGAAATATGTTTAATTAGATTAATTAtatgatgtgtaatttttttaattttttattttttttagtgccatgtcagcttcatttacacagtcatcatgccatttcatcactcgtcggagctccgggctccggcgaggactggctccagACGTTTTGCAAAAATAGGGAcgtattccacaaatttttccgatgaaggacctagttcagacggcgagacaaagacagggactaatttgaggattaagtcaatgaataatattaaaaaaaatactcatgTATTCAGTTTCAAAATTTTCCAAAGTTCTGGTTATGTCATATTTTAGTTATAAGGTTCAACCCTTGTTTATAGGGTGACCTAATGTTGCGGTTCTGGGTGAATTATGCAATTAAAAAAAGAGGTTATGTAATTAAAAACTGATAATGCGTCGAAGTGAGGAAATACAAAAATACCATTTTCTTAAGTACTTCAGAAGTTAAAGTTTCGAAGTACTCAAGAACTTAAAGTTCCGAAGTCATTGCAACTAGGATTAACACCTCATGTTTTTTAGTACTCCGAAAGTTAAAGTTCTGAAGTACTCTGGAAGGATAGTTTTggcattttaaaaaaataacctGAGGTGCCAGATCTGGTACCTAAGGTGCCAAATCCAACTCCTACTCAATGCAACCAGCATCAGTTTGTATATAGAAAACACGTCTATATTTACTTTACAATTAAGTAGAGTGAGTCTTGAATCACGTTAGTTCTTAGTTTGGTCTTCAAATTCACTACATGAACACAAATCATGGATGCTTTCTATGGCAATCCAATTTGCACATGCTTCAATTCATAATGGAAAATGAAATCAATTCCGCGGAAGTAAGGCATCAACAATTCAAAGTTGCTGTTGAATTCACCTACTAGAAATTTATTCCGTTTCAATTCCATTAAATGTTTTAGTGGCTTTGTTTTCACaaacatgtttatatataataAAGCAT
This portion of the Lotus japonicus ecotype B-129 chromosome 3, LjGifu_v1.2 genome encodes:
- the LOC130742644 gene encoding pectinesterase inhibitor 2-like — protein: MTNTFSSVLSSLVLAFILFVASSDATNKIVDISEICKTTVTPSFCSALLNSSPGGKDLVSLSQYIIDVDRANVTNTITLLKSLIPKSKDPKLTAHYKDCLDIYGEEGALGDVDDIQRAFKMKDYLGMNIHASALFDRGEDCISGEFPGQPGVHDPSLLPKYAFVVKQVTSIILVLSNDLRGA